A region of Bombilactobacillus folatiphilus DNA encodes the following proteins:
- a CDS encoding ABC transporter ATP-binding protein/permease, with product MLELQHIKKYFTVGDTTTKALDDVSVAFRSQEFVSILGPSGSGKTTMLNIIGGLDKYDSGDLIIDGKSTKTFADDDWDAYRNNTVGFIFQNYNIINHLSILDNVSLGMTLSGVSTSEKKQRAQEALERVGLKEHISKKPSQLSGGQLQRVAIARALANDPQILLADEPTGALDTQTSNEIMQLIKDLSKERLVVMVTHNPDLAHQYSDRIIEFSDGKIQNDSRPYQERDDETHFQLVRTKMSFWTALKLSFTNIKTKKGRTFLTILASSIGIISIGIVLALSNGFQKQIDATQAETLSQFPITISQVTADQKQMQKTDSTATNSQQNFAHNTKLTAKANQLTAAQHLNKITPKYLKYVQKIKKSDSKNIAYTYTTGLNLIRKVDSQYRPVSFATTTSSSSESSSAQSMFTSNLGVGGSVYPVDRNNQQSFLKKNYHVLAGSYPKNNHEVVFITDKQNNLNLDALKNLGFNFKDQQKITPKQLLNTNIKVVANNNYYQQLPTGNFVPSKNYNQMGSAASTINLKIVGILRTKSKNSDGLLSSGVAYSDRLTKEVIQENKNSKIALTQKQSTNNVITGSPLKGMEGALTLTALGATKMPNSIQIYPNNFKEKNKITDYLDKYNKHKSKANKIIYVDLAGNITSITGGLMDAITYVLVGFAAISLVTSMIMIAIITYTSVIERTKEIGVLRALGARKKDITRVFDAETTILGVGSGILGVIIAWLLTIPANVILANLTGLSHVAKLNPLHAIILIIVSTILTVLGGHIPARIASKKDAATALRSE from the coding sequence ATGCTGGAACTGCAACATATTAAAAAATATTTTACTGTTGGTGACACAACCACCAAAGCATTGGATGATGTTTCGGTGGCTTTTCGTTCACAAGAATTTGTATCTATTCTTGGACCTTCAGGTTCCGGGAAAACGACCATGCTCAATATTATCGGTGGCTTAGATAAATATGATTCTGGTGACTTAATCATTGACGGCAAGTCAACCAAGACTTTTGCGGATGATGATTGGGATGCTTATCGTAACAACACTGTCGGTTTTATTTTCCAAAATTATAATATCATTAATCATTTGAGTATTTTGGACAATGTTAGCTTAGGCATGACTTTGAGCGGTGTCTCTACTTCCGAAAAAAAACAACGTGCTCAAGAAGCCTTGGAACGCGTCGGTTTGAAGGAACATATTTCCAAAAAGCCCAGTCAATTATCCGGCGGTCAACTTCAACGTGTGGCTATTGCTCGCGCTTTAGCCAATGATCCGCAAATTTTGTTGGCTGATGAACCAACGGGGGCTTTGGATACACAAACCAGTAACGAAATTATGCAGTTGATTAAAGATCTATCTAAAGAACGTTTAGTCGTGATGGTCACACATAATCCGGATTTAGCACACCAATATTCTGACCGCATTATTGAATTTTCTGATGGCAAAATTCAAAATGACTCCCGCCCTTATCAAGAACGTGACGACGAGACTCATTTTCAACTCGTTCGCACAAAGATGAGTTTTTGGACGGCTTTAAAATTATCCTTCACTAACATTAAAACTAAAAAAGGACGCACTTTCTTAACCATTTTAGCTTCTAGTATTGGAATCATCAGTATTGGCATTGTTTTAGCGCTGTCTAATGGTTTTCAAAAGCAAATTGATGCTACACAAGCTGAAACTTTATCACAATTTCCGATTACAATTTCACAAGTTACGGCCGATCAAAAGCAAATGCAAAAAACGGACAGTACCGCTACGAACAGTCAACAAAATTTTGCACACAATACAAAGTTAACCGCGAAAGCTAATCAATTAACTGCAGCGCAACATTTAAACAAAATTACGCCTAAGTATCTGAAATATGTCCAAAAAATCAAAAAGTCGGACAGTAAAAATATCGCCTACACCTATACGACGGGTCTGAATTTAATCCGCAAAGTTGATAGCCAGTATCGACCTGTTTCTTTTGCGACTACCACTAGCAGCAGTTCTGAGTCCAGTAGCGCACAAAGTATGTTTACTTCCAATTTAGGTGTCGGTGGCAGTGTTTATCCTGTTGACCGCAATAATCAGCAATCTTTTTTGAAGAAAAATTATCATGTGCTCGCGGGTTCATATCCTAAAAATAATCACGAAGTCGTTTTCATCACTGATAAACAAAACAACTTGAACTTAGATGCTCTCAAAAACCTAGGTTTCAATTTCAAAGACCAACAAAAAATCACGCCCAAACAGCTGTTGAACACAAATATCAAAGTCGTTGCTAACAATAATTATTACCAACAATTACCAACGGGTAACTTTGTTCCCAGCAAAAATTATAATCAAATGGGCAGCGCAGCATCGACGATTAATCTGAAGATTGTCGGAATTTTGCGTACCAAATCTAAAAATTCTGATGGCCTCTTATCTAGTGGTGTCGCTTATTCTGACCGTTTGACCAAAGAAGTAATCCAAGAGAACAAAAATTCGAAGATTGCCTTGACTCAAAAGCAAAGTACTAATAATGTTATCACGGGCTCACCGCTCAAGGGCATGGAAGGTGCTTTGACCTTGACTGCTTTAGGGGCAACCAAGATGCCTAATTCCATCCAAATTTATCCTAATAATTTTAAAGAAAAAAATAAAATTACTGATTATTTAGATAAGTACAACAAGCACAAAAGTAAGGCTAATAAAATTATTTATGTCGACTTAGCTGGCAACATTACCAGCATTACGGGTGGTTTGATGGACGCTATAACCTATGTATTGGTTGGTTTTGCTGCAATTTCATTGGTGACATCAATGATTATGATTGCAATTATCACTTACACATCCGTTATTGAGCGAACTAAAGAAATCGGTGTTTTACGGGCTTTAGGCGCTCGTAAAAAAGATATTACCCGCGTTTTTGACGCCGAAACCACAATTCTGGGTGTCGGTTCCGGAATTTTAGGAGTGATTATCGCTTGGCTCTTGACGATTCCTGCTAATGTAATTTTGGCTAATCTCACTGGCTTGAGTCATGTTGCCAAATTAAATCCACTGCACGCTATTATTTTAATTATTGTCAGCACCATTTTAACAGTTCTAGGTGGTCATATTCCGGCACGCATCGCCTCCAAAAAAGACGCTGCCACAGCTTTAAGATCTGAATAA
- a CDS encoding NAD(P)-dependent oxidoreductase, with translation MKIGFIGTGVMGSAIAHNLLKAGHQMWVFNRTKSKTDTLVQAGATWVDHPKDVVEHSDVIFTMLGFPSDVQQVYYGPQGIFQADAHDKYLVDLTTSKPTLAKQLAIDGQKLGAHVLDAPVSGGDIGAKNGTLTVMIGGSQTDFQTLKPIFDDFSSLAQRFGDAGAGQNTKMANQIMIAGTMTGMTEMFVYAQKAGLDLQNVLTTVNGGSAANWSLANYGPRILKNDYTPGFFSKHFLKDLKIALETAQQMNLDLPATKQAAQLYDQLVNQQHAGDLGTQALIKLWWN, from the coding sequence ATGAAAATTGGATTTATTGGTACTGGCGTAATGGGCAGTGCGATTGCACACAATCTGTTAAAAGCTGGCCATCAAATGTGGGTCTTCAACCGAACAAAGTCAAAAACGGATACCCTCGTGCAGGCAGGCGCCACTTGGGTGGATCATCCCAAAGATGTCGTGGAACACAGTGATGTGATTTTTACAATGTTGGGATTTCCAAGCGATGTTCAACAAGTTTATTACGGACCCCAAGGTATTTTTCAAGCTGATGCTCATGATAAATATTTGGTCGATCTAACCACATCCAAACCCACTTTAGCAAAACAATTAGCTATCGATGGTCAAAAATTAGGCGCCCACGTTTTAGACGCACCAGTTTCGGGCGGTGACATTGGCGCCAAAAACGGTACATTAACGGTGATGATTGGCGGCAGTCAAACGGATTTTCAAACGTTAAAGCCCATTTTTGATGATTTCAGCAGTCTAGCTCAACGCTTTGGTGACGCCGGTGCGGGACAAAACACTAAAATGGCTAACCAAATCATGATTGCAGGCACGATGACGGGGATGACCGAAATGTTCGTTTATGCCCAAAAAGCCGGTTTAGACTTACAAAATGTCTTAACGACGGTCAACGGCGGGAGCGCTGCCAATTGGAGTTTAGCTAATTATGGACCGCGAATTTTGAAAAATGATTACACACCGGGCTTTTTTAGCAAACACTTTCTCAAAGACCTCAAAATTGCTCTGGAAACTGCTCAACAAATGAATTTGGACTTGCCAGCAACTAAGCAAGCTGCCCAATTATACGATCAGTTAGTCAATCAACAACACGCTGGCGATCTGGGTACGCAAGCCTTAATTAAATTATGGTGGAATTAA
- a CDS encoding MFS transporter, whose protein sequence is MVKQQNQRFTTLIGIIALTTVTRLDSVMAPSIVKIQQTFPHADATQVESIASIGDVASMVASFIFGLILTKITYRHAATIGLCLLAIGGLLPILIHQNVTQLIFFALIVGLGSGAITTVLPSLSAAAYQGERRSNQFGLNVALEDGFAMVWIVVGGYLANISWVHNYYVYLITLVALILAILFVPNIHPIDQAAGQETNDRQNHWLLILSLVAIAMFVEILVAVMSNKMAIYLNTYHIGGPSTSGQALLFVRAASIVAGLLISLYRKTFGNCLLAAGFLSIAVGSLLFLAFHAFWSSALGAFLIGTGGSITLITVPFLLSNIANAKIYPIVMGAFSALTSLGFAFSAWFFKYTAPLFNNNNLTGTFRAMVLFSVIIAVSLMVTNLQKRADQAI, encoded by the coding sequence TTGGTTAAACAACAAAATCAGCGCTTTACCACTTTAATTGGCATTATTGCGCTCACGACCGTTACACGTTTAGATTCCGTCATGGCACCCTCCATTGTCAAAATTCAGCAAACTTTTCCACATGCAGACGCAACCCAAGTGGAATCTATTGCTTCAATTGGCGATGTAGCTTCAATGGTTGCTTCATTTATTTTTGGTTTGATTTTAACCAAAATCACTTACCGACATGCGGCGACCATTGGCTTATGCTTACTGGCGATTGGTGGTTTATTGCCCATATTGATTCATCAAAACGTTACCCAGCTTATTTTCTTTGCTTTAATTGTTGGTTTAGGCAGCGGCGCAATCACCACCGTCTTACCAAGCTTATCAGCAGCCGCGTACCAAGGCGAACGCCGATCGAATCAATTTGGCTTGAATGTGGCCTTAGAAGATGGTTTTGCGATGGTTTGGATCGTTGTGGGGGGCTATTTAGCCAATATTAGTTGGGTGCATAACTATTATGTTTATTTAATTACGCTAGTCGCCCTCATTTTGGCTATTTTATTCGTTCCAAATATACATCCCATCGACCAAGCTGCCGGTCAAGAAACCAATGATCGTCAGAATCATTGGCTGCTGATTTTGAGTCTAGTCGCCATTGCCATGTTCGTGGAAATTTTAGTGGCGGTCATGTCCAACAAAATGGCAATCTATTTAAACACTTACCATATTGGTGGTCCCAGCACTTCCGGCCAAGCTTTATTATTCGTCCGAGCAGCCTCCATTGTGGCAGGTTTATTGATTAGTCTTTATCGCAAGACTTTTGGCAACTGTTTATTAGCAGCCGGTTTCCTTTCTATTGCCGTGGGTTCACTGCTCTTTTTAGCATTCCATGCTTTTTGGAGTAGTGCTTTAGGTGCCTTTCTCATCGGTACCGGCGGCTCCATCACTTTAATTACTGTCCCTTTTTTGTTGTCTAATATTGCTAACGCCAAAATTTATCCAATCGTCATGGGCGCTTTTTCTGCATTAACTAGTCTGGGATTTGCCTTTTCAGCTTGGTTCTTCAAATATACCGCACCTCTCTTTAATAACAACAATTTGACTGGAACTTTTCGCGCGATGGTCTTATTTAGCGTTATAATCGCAGTGAGCTTGATGGTGACTAATTTACAAAAACGCGCCGATCAAGCAATTTAA